The proteins below come from a single Triticum aestivum cultivar Chinese Spring chromosome 5D, IWGSC CS RefSeq v2.1, whole genome shotgun sequence genomic window:
- the LOC123125344 gene encoding uncharacterized protein, which translates to MASQRGPTSPAPVATTTAITAICDDLLCEIFLRLPSLPSLVRAALACRAFLHAVRSSPAFRRRFRAVHPPQILGFFNGQTGIHSLIPLDGRSDHDLAAAVHGSDFRFIRLPKDRDESRSRWEILNGCRDRCGYVFLCNEDTNQIAAYNPLKWALYIFPYPPQQACDPHCLDFHIIFSEDGQRSFRVVCVQQKLARFSVFLSDSREWQSFSWVAQPGYDGGDNCVLSSYTDTVMNEFDRLAFWKDKNTGYIVVLNTVTLQISRMDLPQPLKDKDSTQFELGRTNAGKLCMVCADGFGADKTMIAVWIWRADGDGVDRWMQHKVFPLNTFIDVTTCSAEYGVIVVQVVVVIDGFVFLCIDFGSLTKFFLSFCLETENVNEFFNHTFHNDIHPYIMAWPPSLLSNKENSETNITGGDATDDGPMGTEETLSVLGGGESIQTIRVQSPLKITVLLERRNLFNVYCS; encoded by the exons ATGGCCTCCCAACGAGGGCCAACGTCGCCGGCGCCAGTGGCCACCACCACCGCCATTACTGCTATCTGCGACGACCTCCTCTGCGAGATCTTCCTCCGCCTCCCCTCCCTCCCGAGCCTCGTCCGCGCCGCCCTCGCCTGCCGCGCCTTCCTCCATGCGGTCCGATCGTCTCCCGCCTTCCGCCGCCGCTTCCGGGCGGTCCACCCGCCCCAAATCCTTGGATTCTTCAACGGGCAAACAGGTATTCATTCCCTCATTCCCCTCGACGGCCGGTCCGACCATGACCTAGCCGCGGCCGTCCACGGCAGCGATTTCCGCTTCATCCGGCTCCCGAAAGACAGAGACGAGTCCAGGTCCAGGTGGGAGATCCTCAATGGCTGCCGCGACCGCTGCGGCTACGTCTTCCTCTGCAACGAGGACACCAACCAGATAGCTGCCTACAACCCCCTCAAGTGGGCGCTGTATATCTTCCCCTACCCTCCCCAACAGGCATGCGATCCCCACTGCCTTGATTTCCACATCATCTTCTCCGAGGATGGCCAGAGGTCGTTCCGTGTGGTCTGTGTGCAGCAGAAGTTGGCTCGCTTCTCTGTCTTCTTATCGGATAGCAGGGAGTGGCAGAGTTTCTCTTGGGTGGCGCAGCCTGGGTACGATGGAGGCGACAACTGTGTGCTCTCGTCTTACACTGATACTGTGATGAACGAATTTGATAGATTAGCCTTCTGGAAAGACAAAAATACAGGGTATATTGTCGTGCTCAACACTGTGACGCTGCAAATATCTCGAATGGATTTGCCGCAGCCGTTGAAAGATAAAGACTCCACGCAATTTGAACTTGGCCGGACCAACGCTGGGAAGCTTTGCATGGTTTGCGCAGATGGCTTCGGTGCCGACAAAACAATGATCGCGGTTTGGATTTGGAGAGCCGATGGTGATGGTGTTGACAGGTGGATGCAGCACAAGGTGTTCCCACTGAACACGTTTATTGACGTCACGACGTGCTCAGCGGAGTATGGTGTCATCGTGGTGCAGGTTGTGGTGGTCATCGATGGATTTGTGTTCCTGTGTATTGATTTTGGCAGCCTTACCAAGTTCTTCCTGTCTTTCTGCCTGGAAACGGAGAATGTAAACGAGTTCTTCAATCATACATTTCACAACGATATCCATCCCTATATCATGGCGTGGCCTCCTTCATTGCTAAGCAACAAG GAGAATTCAGAAACCAACATTACTGGAGGCGATGCGACAGATGATGGTCCTATGGGTACAGAAGAAACTCTCTCTGTTCTCGGTGGCGGAGAAAGCATCCAAACAATTCGTGTACAGAGTCCCCTAAAGATCACAGTTTTACTCGAGCGTAGAAATTTATTTAATGTATACTGTTCTTGA